From Anopheles coluzzii chromosome 3, AcolN3, whole genome shotgun sequence, the proteins below share one genomic window:
- the LOC120955166 gene encoding mediator of RNA polymerase II transcription subunit 12, with amino-acid sequence MQSLETTACQEADFMLNDAYCKLRKSPARQSSLMIDPPPQYPNLPSPLLNDSTPLFNTSSSGNSPNPGSPLTTFASLSAGHHSTSPPATLLASPSPSSSPTTRTTTATTTTTTTITPTTPTGSSSNRSSSAALNHHPHVEKRLASDASCYGSGTPSKKTKLSSSTSSSASSFHVYTASTSSSSVLYRQHQYHHNYNSGEDAGSGNGVTMASGVLQPSRTVDGLLCTSSPTSGGTTGHGGTHERLNIHDKLRELFLELLAEDSSESDRLSLRSTSFLLEKLILREQLNTLIVNLYPGNKGYSLAFRLGSQEEGCRNVSKSGAAASLSGFPSMGTGVGPPSGNDSMTSNAGDLNSENLQETIRWPYEEEDLLESIDREELPLVLVDILESKCPALFYCGCVVAEVRDYRQSFPIFTCDTFHVLLKPTNQTLLADVNILTAEGEWSAEDKLALESQLVLATAEPLCLDPNPAVGMMAINQQHRRQLLNTAPIRRQAKKFSQVAVNRKRKTDQFTHNFGLELSDFMNKYRARPPRQQSIRRGVVSFTLPKKPSEVVPTVNLPNLELPELASPSEVNVEKYARKYEAPKESRDCIPQLIEEYILETDRVVNRGDTRVYHIKLSIFQRPSNSEYLGELYVDRDYRENERNGEACQFSLGTRAHAHRYIQQFTEIFTEEGRKSVKITHLVPGQIPKVLHTAGMREQNVQQQQLQQQQQQQQLQQHQQQQLQQQQQQVLQQQQLQQQQQQQQQQQQQQHQQQQHQQQQQQQQQQQQQQQQQQQQQQQQQQQQQQQQQQQSLVQQQISQIQQRLQSHPTQALLTRLQATNPALASQIATATGVNGSITLNATNPNTLPGNQSQQSQTTSSPSATVHQTLSHQQLISTATAGPNIISIGSTASATQPLHSPVQQAAQTHIHIQPQHLIASTGHQQQMFNTNTCDTSNDSTNIVNTGAGTTANNIAASQGTTITLQTQPSSQQQPQQQLQPNQQPQQTLSLSNGSLLLVQPSGQISNLTMTTNAAGQQQLLATAAGAGGNAVTGAQSFTFSSGGQTATIINQAGARTIGNTVPLLVRLDNTKVSRDASGNLISALSQQTTSAGHVQLQTQQQNVVQIQQPQQLTQHTQQLQNQSSSIHTTNPEIKAIAISIMNSANQFTNRQQQQQQQQSSAKSNSNAAILSLLNSAPAAMTNSPVLSSSLTLPAGKTVTELQQQQLQHQQQQQQQQPQQQQQQQQQQQQQQQQQQQQQQQQQQQQQQQHQQQQQQQQQQQQQQQQQQQQQQPQQQQQQQQQQQQPQHTIHHLQTAGVGTTTTISGSTAAALFNSVGGRKINIQQAQGSQNRILNHANLITVSGGTGTSNQTQLINIQTSDLQHHQQQHQSGQTSVQSMGPQQQQQQQQQTQQPGNIRVTMSALATQLASPPAILTTSNLPQSFNVAAAAAATSSGNASGTTVSTQNTGSFSGGNSSSSKLIINNANQRVLNINTNAATATSTAAVVAAAFGGAIRRVSATGNPATGTDGGIQLQIQGLTATQSSANLSAGGNISNITSVTSESGLRRTAVSDQLQIQSIASPGSDHSNASSTSLASNGGGAGSSVGTLNGANANSIIFNNMTGLSASLANTASSGVTQPTLATGASDNGDGTMQNPVSVVGATTVVGLGGLSSNSNNSNNIASSSSSNATVCGNSSTNSALIERLTSSSSLNLTSNSNLPAASPGLQFTIPSPKTPQQQSQTHLQIQSPAGSISPLSSPPPQSSTIHPQQQHQQLQQHQSQQSQHGQVQPQAGTQQQQPTTVNLQGLNFASLHGAMTSIPGLQNVQVQIPGLAQPISLSLSSTPSGGATSVLNNTAANNAGQTTSLLVSVPVTNTTQVVNTINASGTSNILSGNSQTTQTVVLTNPQTSGSSLLSLPIAQIVTSGMKGLGQQSIRTGTPLTVNTGQPGQQIQLLNISQRPRAGQLPVVSCTGTSAMATKQLTARVLHHRQQMGTAGGSTLKIATPITASHHAGQLGSNLNVTTNTTSNQLVMSTKQLQLKLQQQQQQQQQQQQHQQQQQQQHQQQQQQQQQQLQQQQQQQQQQQQQQHQQQQQQQQQQQQQQQQQQQQQQQQQQQQQQQQQQQQQQQQQQQQQQQQQQQQQQQQQQQLQKQQQPAQQIIAAASNQQQPGTTQIHIQQQSQQTPQLLQQQQQPQAQPQATQQINIINNTVLTPLSMSSPVAVASAAVSQATAHPNINAIAAATAASKHRRRSAADMNK; translated from the exons ATGCAAAGTCTGGAAACAACAGCATGCCAAGAAGCCGAC TTTATGCTAAATGATGCTTACTGCAAGCTGAGGAAATCCCCCGCACGGCAATCGTCCCTGATGATTGATCCTCCACCGCAGTATCCCAATCTACCCAGTCCCCTTCTTAACGACAGCACGCCGCTATTCAATACCTCGTCATCCGGCAACAGTCCTAACCCTGGCTCACCATTGACGACTTTCGCCTCTCTAAGCGCCGGGCATCACTCCACTTCGCCGCCGGCGACGTTACTAGCATCACCTTCACCGTCATCCTCACCGACCACCAgaacgacgacggcgacgaccacaacgacaacaacgatTACACCTACTACACCTACGGGCAGCAGCTCGAACCGCTCATCTTCAGCAGCTCTCAATCATCATCCACACGTAGAAAAGCGTTTAGCATCAGATGCGTCATGCTACGGGAGTGGAACTCCttcgaaaaaaacaaagctttcTTCCTCGACGTCGTCGTCCGCATCCTCTTTTCACGTTTACACGGCATCAACCTCGTCGTCTTCCGTCCTATATCGTCAGCACCAATACCATCACAACTATAACAGTGGTGAAGATGCGGGCAGCGGCAATGGAGTCACTATGGCCAGCGGGGTACTGCAACCATCGCGAACTGTCGATGGCCTCCTGTGCACTTCCTCGCCAACATCAGGCGGTACTACGGGGCATGGAGGCACACACGAGAGATTAAACATACATGACAAGCTTAGGGAATTATTTCTGGAACTTCTTGCGGAGGATTCTAGTGAAAGTGACCGACTAAGTCTAAGGAGTACATCTTTTTTGCTGGAAAAACTCATCTTGCGCGAGCAGTTGAACACCCTGATTGTGAATCTGTACCCAGGGAATAAAGGCTACTCCCTAGCATTTCGACTCGGGTCACAGGAGGAAGGATGTCGGAAT GTCTCGAAAAGTGGAGCTGCTGCTAGCCTGTCGGGTTTCCCGTCGATGGGAACAGGAGTAGGGCCACCGTCCGGCAACGATTCAATGACGTCGAATGCTGGTGATCTCAATAGTGAAAACCTGCAGGAAACCATCCGATGGCCATATGAGGAAGAGGATTTGCTAGAATCCATCGATCGAGAGGAACTGCCGTTGGTGTTAGTGGATATATTGGAGAGCAAGTGTCCGGCACTGTTTTACTGCGGTTGTGTGGTGGCGGAGGTTCGCGACTACCGACAATCGTTTCCTATTTTTACCTGTGATACTTTCCATGTGTTGCTGAAACCCACCAATCAG ACATTGTTGGCCGATGTGAATATTCTGACTGCTGAGGGAGAGTGGAGTGCTGAGGATAAGCTGGCATTGGAAAGTCAGCTTGTACTGGCAACTGCGGAACCGTTATGTCTTGATCCAAATCCGGCAGTCGGGATGATGGCTATTAACCAGCAACATCGAAGACAATTGCTCAACACAGCTCCAATCCGGCGACAGGCGAAAAAGTTCTCTCAGGTCGCAGTCAACCGGAAGAGGAAAACCGATCAGTTTACACACAACTTTGGGCTGGAACTTAGCGATTTTATGAATAAGTACCGGGCGCGTCCTCCCCGCCAACAGAGCATCCGGCGTGGTGTGGTAAGCTTCACTTTACCTAAAAAGCCTTCCGAGGTGGTGCCGACTGTGAACCTACCCAACCTGGAGCTGCCCGAACTGGCCTCACCCTCTGAAGTAAACGTAGAGAAGTATGCCCGCAAATATGAGGCTCCCAAGGAAAGTCGCGATTGTATACCGCAACTGATCGAAGAATACATTTTGGAAACAGACCGTGTTGTAAATCGGGGCGATACAAGAGTGTATCACATTAAGCTGTCCATATTTCAGCGGCCATCCAATTCGGAATATCTTGGTGAACTGTATGTCGATCGAGACTATCGCGAGAACGAACGAAATGGCGAAGCATGTCAATTTTCGCTCGGAACCCGTGCTCATGCCCATCGGTATATTCAACAATTTACGGAAATATTTACTGAAGAAGGTAGAAAATCTGTCAAAATAACCCATCTTGTACCGGGACAGATTCCCAAGGTGTTGCACACAGCTGGTATGCGAGAACAAAACGTTCAACAGCAACAgttacaacagcaacagcagcagcagcagttgcaacaacatcagcaacagcaattacaacaacagcaacaacaggtgttacagcaacaacaacttcagcagcaacaacaacagcagcaacagcagcaacagcagcagcaccaacagcagcagcaccaacagcagcagcaacagcaacagcaacagcaacagcaacagcaacagcaacagcaacagcaacagcaacagcagcaacaacagcagcaacaacaacagcagcaatcgCTAGTTCAACAACAAATATCTCAAATTCAACAACGGTTGCAATCACACCCAACGCAAGCATTGCTTACCCGGTTACAGGCGACCAATCCAGCTTTGGCATCACAAATAGCGACAGCAACGGGAGTCAATGGCAGCATCACACTGAATGCAACGAATCCTAACACACTTCCAGGCAATCAGTCGCAGCAGTCGCAAACTACTTCGAGTCCATCGGCTACCGTTCATCAGACCTTGTCGCACCAGCAGCTTATATCGACAGCGACTGCTGGTCCAAATATTATAAGTATTGGTTCAACAGCGTCAGCTACGCAACCATTACACTCACCAGTTCAGCAGGCTGCGCAAACGCACATCCATATTCAACCGCAACATTTAATAGCTAGTACTGGCCACCAACAGCAAATGTTTAACACGAACACCTGTGATACAAGCAACGATTCGACCAACATCGTAAACACTGGTGCAGGCACAACAGCTAACAACATAGCGGCTTCACAAGGGACAACTATTACGCTTCAAACTCAACCATCgtcacagcagcagccacagcagcaatTGCAACCAAATCAACAACCACAGCAAACGCTCAGTCTGAGCAATGGATCGTTGCTTCTCGTGCAACCTTCTGGTCAAATATCGAATCTTACAATGACCACCAATGCTGCCGGACAACAGCAACTTTTAGCCACTGCTGCCGGAGCAGGTGGAAATGCAGTGACCGGAGCGCAAAGTTTCACATTCTCATCAGGTGGACAAACAGCTACAATAATAAATCAAGCCGGTGCTCGAACAATTGGCAACACCGTTCCGCTGCTCGTTCGCCTGGACAACACAAAGGTGTCACGGGATGCTTCGGGAAATTTGATTTCCGCTCTATCCCAGCAAACAACATCTGCCGGTCATGTACAACTTCAAACACAACAGCAGAATGTGGTACAAATTCAGCAACCGCAGCAGTtaacgcaacacacacagcaattGCAAAATCAGTCCAGCTCGATCCACACAACAAATCCTGAGATCAAGGCAATTGCTATAAGCATAATGAATTCAGCCAATCAATTTAccaaccggcagcagcagcaacaacagcaacaatccAGTGCAAAATCGAATAGTAATGCAGCAATTCTTAGCCTCTTGAACAGCGCACCAGCAGCGATGACCAATTCACCGGTATTGAGCAGTAGTCTCACGCTACCAGCTGGCAAAACAGTAACAGAattgcaacaacagcagctacagcatcaacaacaacaacagcagcagcaaccgcagcagcaacagcagcagcagcagcagcaacagcaacagcaacagcaacagcagcagcagcagcaacagcagcagcaacagcaacagcagcagcatcagcagcaacagcagcaacagcagcaacagcagcagcaacagcagcagcagcagcaacagcagcaaccgcaacaacaacagcaacagcagcagcaacaacaacaaccgcaaCATACCATACATCATCTTCAAACAGCAGGGGTaggcacaacaacaacgattAGTGGAAGTACCGCTGCAGCCCTTTTTAACAGTGTGGGAGgcagaaaaataaacattcaacAAGCGCAAGGCTCTCAAAACCGTATCCTCAACCATGCCAATCTCATCACTGTCAGTGGCGGTACCGGAACCAGCAATCAAACGCAGCTCATCAATATTCAAACAAGCGATTTGCAAcatcaccaacagcaacatcaatcTGGACAAACATCAGTTCAATCAATGGggccacagcaacagcaacagcagcagcaacaaacgcAACAACCGGGAAATATACGCGTTACTATGTCTGCATTAGCTACGCAATTGGCATCTCCACCCGCCATCTTAACTACTTCCAATCTGCCGCAGAGCTtcaatgttgctgctgcagctgctgcaacATCTAGTGGCAATGCTTCCGGTACTACAGTTTCCACCCAAAACACTGGTTCGTTTAGTGGTGGTAACTCTTCTAGCAGTAAATTGATAATAAACAACGCCAATCAGCGTGTGTTGAACATCAATACCAACGCTGCGACAGCCACCTCAACAgccgctgttgttgctgccgctTTCGGAGGAGCAATTCGACGGGTCAGTGCGACTGGCAACCCTGCGACGGGTACTGATGGTGGCATACAGCTTCAAATTCAGGGACTCACTGCCACTCAAAGCTCGGCAAACCTTTCTGCAGGTGGAAATATAAGCAATATTACTAGCGTCACATCAGAAAGTGGATTGCGCCGTACAGCTGTGTCCGACCAGCTTCAGATACAGAGCATTGCTTCGCCCGGTAGTGATCACTCCAATGCATCGTCCACTTCACTTGCCAGCAATGGAGGCGGTGCTGGTAGTAGTGTAGGTACATTGAATGGTGCTAATGCAAATAGCATCATCTTTAACAACATGACCGGCTTAAGCGCCTCGCTCGCAAATACAGCCAGTTCTGGTGTAACGCAACCCACACTAGCTACCGGTGCCAGTGACAATGGAGATGGGACCATGCAGAACCCTGTATCCGTGGTTGGGGCAACGACCGTCGTCGGGCTAGGTGGATTATCAAGCAACTCtaataacagcaacaacattgccagtagcagtagcagcaacgcTACCGTGTGCGGCAATAGTTCTACAAACTCAGCATTAATCGAAAGACTGACTTCATCTAGTAGCTTAAATCTAACTAGTAATAGTAACCTGCCGGCGGCGAGTCCCGGATTGCAGTTTACCATCCCATCGCCAAAAACGCCTCAACAGCAATCTCAAACGCATCTCCAGATACAATCACCCGCAGGCTCGATATCGCCCCTCTCTAGTCCTCCACCACAGTCCTCCACCATCcatcctcagcagcagcaccaacagcttCAGCAGCATCAATCCCAGCAATCACAGCACGGCCAGGTGCAGCCGCAAGCTGgaacgcaacagcagcaacctaCCACAGTCAATTTGCAAGGCTTGAACTTTGCCAGCCTACATGGCGCAATGACTTCCATCCCTGGATTGCAAAATGTGCAG GTACAAATTCCGGGACTTGCGCAACCTATTTCTTTGTCCCTATCATCAACACCATCTGGAGGTGCCACGAGCGTATTGAACAATACGGCTGCTAACAACGCAGGTCAAACAACTAGCTTGCTAGTGTCTGTCCCAGTGACTAACACAACACAGGTTGTGAACACCATCAACGCCAGTGGTACTAGCAACATACTCTCTGGCAACTCGCAGACGACGCAAACGGTTGTTCTTACAAATCCACAGACGAGTGGATCTAGTCTACTCTCTCTTCCAATTG CTCAAATTGTAACTTCCGGTATGAAAGGGCTTGGCCAGCAGAGTATACGAACCGGCACACCGTTAACTGTAAATACTGGTCAACCGGGTCAGCAAATTCAACTGTTGAACATCAGCCAACGTCCACGTGCTGGACAGCTTCCTGTGGTTAGCTGCACAGGCACCTCTGCGATGGCAACCAAACAATTAACGGCGCGGGTGTTACATCATCGCCAGCAAATGGGCACAGCAGGCGGATCGACATTGAAAATAGCAACCCCAATTACAG CTTCCCATCATGCAGGACAACTGGGCAGTAATTTAAACGTGACTACTAATACTACGTCTAATCAATTGGTCATGAGTACGAAACAACTACAGCTAAAgcttcaacagcagcagcagcagcagcaacagcaacagcaacatcagcagcagcagcagcagcaacatcagcagcaacagcaacagcaacagcaacagctacagcaacagcagcaacagcagcaacagcagcagcagcagcagcatcaacaacagcaacagcaacagcaacagcaacagcaacagcaacagcaacagcagcagcagcagcaacagcaacagcaacaacaacagcaacagcaacagcaacagcaacagcaacagcaacagcaacagcagcagcagcagcagcagcagcagcagcaacagcaacagcagcagcagctgcagaaacaacaacaaccggcACAGCAAATAATAGCTGCTGCTAGTAATCAACAACAGCCAGGTACGACCCAAATTCACATTCAGCAGCAATCACAACAAACGCCACAATTgttacaacagcagcaacaaccacaagcACAACCACAAGCTACTCAGCAGATAAACATTATAAACAACACGGTGTTGACTCCACTATCGATGTCAAGCCCGGTGGCAGTGGCGAGTGCAGCAGTGTCCCAAGCGACCGCTCATCCGAATATTAACGCAATCGCTGCGGCTACTGCAGCTAGCAAACATAGGAGAAGATCGGCAGCTGACATGAATAAGTAG